A section of the Cylindrospermum stagnale PCC 7417 genome encodes:
- a CDS encoding group II intron maturase-specific domain-containing protein — protein MVPRLFVACIGGSNVWCWKLVLGSICRTGCQHAAGKRGDGKLLGYKTLITPSKTKLKAHTQKIGKLIDGHKSIPQSDLIAHLNPVIRGWTNYYSGVVSFPHI, from the coding sequence ATGGTTCCTCGTTTGTTTGTCGCTTGTATCGGTGGTAGTAATGTTTGGTGCTGGAAATTGGTTTTGGGAAGCATTTGTAGAACAGGCTGTCAGCACGCTGCTGGAAAAAGAGGCGACGGAAAATTACTTGGTTACAAAACTCTGATTACCCCAAGTAAAACAAAGCTAAAGGCACACACACAGAAGATAGGTAAATTGATTGATGGGCATAAGTCAATACCACAATCTGATTTAATCGCTCATCTGAATCCCGTCATCCGTGGATGGACAAACTACTACTCAGGTGTCGTTAGCTTTCCGCATATTTAA
- a CDS encoding HNH endonuclease: MDGQTTTQVSLAFRIFNQADTTLFSQLKAWAEHRHPNKSSWWSCQKYWQTVGSDNWVFKPHNQKIRLLKHRETPIVRHIQVQGSRSPFDGDWVYWSSRMGKHPEASKRMATLLKMQKGKCTHCGLFFNHEDLMEIDHKIPRSKGGKDSYDNLQLLHGHCHDAKTAAEKIAVSVQEIDEDYLNCNPF, encoded by the coding sequence GTGGATGGACAAACTACTACTCAGGTGTCGTTAGCTTTCCGCATATTTAATCAGGCTGATACAACATTATTCAGCCAGCTAAAAGCATGGGCAGAACATCGTCACCCCAATAAATCTTCCTGGTGGAGTTGTCAAAAATATTGGCAAACCGTAGGGTCTGATAATTGGGTATTTAAACCCCATAATCAGAAGATTCGCTTACTCAAGCACCGTGAAACTCCTATCGTGAGACACATACAAGTGCAAGGAAGCCGAAGCCCATTTGATGGTGATTGGGTGTACTGGAGTTCGAGAATGGGTAAACATCCTGAAGCTTCAAAAAGAATGGCAACACTCTTGAAGATGCAGAAAGGAAAGTGTACTCATTGTGGGCTGTTTTTCAATCATGAAGATTTGATGGAAATCGACCATAAAATCCCCCGTTCAAAAGGCGGTAAGGATAGTTACGACAACCTTCAATTACTTCATGGACATTGCCATGATGCTAAAACAGCAGCGGAGAAAATTGCTGTTTCAGTTCAAGAAATAGATGAGGATTATCTCAACTGTAATCCCTTTTAA
- a CDS encoding iron uptake porin: MSNLLWKTLVFSPAFLGVTFAVSASAIAADSQQQPSQTHQPLLAQTNADENGLSQINQYNLEANNQTSLSQITSVSQFSDVQPTDWAFQALQSLVERYGCIAGYPNGTYRGNRALTRYEFAAGLNACLDRVNELIATATTDLVTKEDLATLQRLQEEFSAELATLRGRVDALEARTAELEANQFSTTTKLVGEAVFAVTDSFGSNDSNNTVFQNRVRLDLQTSFTGKDTLHTRIAAGNATPLSLPNGTAEGTQTFNLFLGSNNNAFIDWLAYYFPVGNSQVYVAATGGIQSDYVPTVNPYFEDFDNGNGALSTFASESPIYRIGGGAGIGVNVPFGGGSTFKPSLTLGYLGAEPNNPSLGSGLLDGNYAALAQLNLNVGDRLTLAATYVHGYHGANSALFDAGSVSAAVVGTSQANFVGGGNPFVSNSYGFEAAFRPSDKLSISGFALHSNITGFGANDNDEVWSYGLGVALPDFGKKGNLLGIFAGAQPYLGSNNGDKPYHIEGFYRYRISDNISITPGVIWLTNPGQSANNNNDAVIGTLRTTFTF; the protein is encoded by the coding sequence ATGTCGAATCTATTGTGGAAAACACTGGTGTTCAGCCCAGCATTTTTGGGAGTAACTTTTGCTGTTTCGGCTAGTGCCATTGCTGCTGACAGCCAACAACAGCCATCACAAACTCATCAGCCGTTACTTGCCCAAACAAACGCTGACGAAAACGGTTTGTCACAAATAAACCAATACAATCTTGAAGCCAATAATCAAACTTCACTATCTCAAATTACATCAGTTTCCCAATTTTCGGATGTACAACCAACAGACTGGGCTTTTCAAGCTTTGCAATCTTTAGTGGAGCGTTACGGTTGTATTGCAGGTTATCCCAACGGTACTTACCGGGGTAATCGTGCCTTAACTCGTTATGAATTTGCGGCAGGTTTGAATGCTTGTTTGGATAGAGTTAATGAACTGATTGCTACAGCAACTACTGATTTGGTGACAAAAGAGGATTTAGCTACCCTACAGCGTTTACAAGAAGAATTTTCTGCGGAACTTGCAACACTCAGAGGTCGAGTAGATGCGTTGGAAGCACGTACTGCTGAATTGGAAGCTAATCAATTTTCGACTACAACAAAACTAGTAGGTGAAGCAGTTTTTGCGGTTACGGATAGTTTTGGCAGCAACGATAGTAATAATACCGTTTTCCAAAACCGGGTGCGTTTAGACTTGCAAACTAGTTTTACAGGTAAAGATACCCTACACACTCGGATTGCAGCCGGTAATGCTACTCCATTATCTTTACCCAATGGCACTGCCGAAGGTACTCAAACTTTTAACTTGTTTCTTGGTAGTAATAATAATGCTTTTATTGATTGGTTGGCGTATTACTTCCCTGTTGGCAACTCTCAAGTTTATGTAGCTGCTACTGGAGGTATTCAAAGCGATTATGTTCCCACTGTCAACCCTTATTTTGAAGACTTTGATAATGGTAACGGTGCTTTATCTACCTTTGCTTCCGAAAGTCCTATCTATCGCATCGGTGGCGGTGCAGGAATTGGTGTTAATGTCCCATTTGGTGGTGGTAGTACTTTTAAACCTTCATTAACTTTGGGTTATTTAGGAGCTGAACCGAATAATCCTAGTCTAGGCTCAGGTTTATTAGATGGTAACTATGCAGCTTTAGCACAGTTGAATCTTAACGTTGGCGATCGCCTGACCTTGGCTGCAACCTACGTTCACGGTTATCATGGTGCAAATAGTGCTTTATTTGATGCTGGTTCGGTAAGTGCTGCTGTAGTTGGGACTTCACAAGCTAATTTTGTCGGTGGTGGCAATCCATTTGTAAGTAATTCTTACGGCTTTGAAGCAGCTTTCAGACCTAGCGATAAACTGTCAATTAGTGGGTTTGCACTCCACAGTAATATTACAGGCTTTGGAGCTAACGATAACGATGAAGTTTGGAGCTATGGATTGGGTGTAGCTTTACCCGACTTTGGCAAGAAGGGCAATCTTTTAGGGATTTTTGCAGGAGCGCAACCATATTTAGGTAGTAACAACGGAGATAAACCCTATCACATTGAAGGCTTTTACAGATATCGCATTAGTGACAACATTTCTATTACTCCTGGTGTAATTTGGTTAACTAATCCTGGTCAATCTGCTAACAATAACAATGATGCTGTGATTGGTACATTGAGAACAACTTTCACTTTCTAA
- a CDS encoding ISAs1 family transposase — protein MSQGFETKSADATKNSGGHRQPTQVTDIGSIQRSLVEHFSDIKDPRVERTKKHQLTEILIIAILAVIAGAKGWEDIENYGISKQQWLEEFLMLPNGIPSDDTFRRVFELINPEALNRCFISWVETLVIKMGGEIIPIDGKTIRGSYDRNLGKSALHVISAWSSEQHLVLAQMKVEDKSNEITAIPALLELLDITGAIITIDAMGTQTEIAKKIIDKKADYVLALKANHPTLCSQVSEWFEIAQANNFQGIDVSYDKRIEKGHHRTEIREVWTVPVTAIGALYQPKLWAGLQTLVMVVRVRHLWNKTTREVQFYLTSLHSDAQLIGRAIRKHWGIENEAHWTLDCTFAEDACRIRSFHSPQNFALLRRIALNALNSEQSYKRSLRQKMKRTAMDNSYMLQVLSCCFLDSTLDSSESLCQA, from the coding sequence ATGTCACAAGGCTTTGAAACTAAATCTGCTGATGCTACGAAAAATTCTGGTGGTCACAGACAGCCAACACAAGTGACAGACATCGGCAGTATCCAACGGAGTTTAGTGGAGCATTTCTCAGATATCAAAGACCCAAGAGTAGAGCGAACCAAAAAACATCAACTCACAGAGATCTTAATAATTGCAATTCTGGCAGTCATAGCAGGAGCAAAAGGGTGGGAAGATATCGAGAATTACGGTATCAGTAAGCAACAGTGGTTAGAAGAATTTTTGATGCTACCAAATGGAATTCCGTCAGATGACACTTTCCGTCGGGTGTTTGAGCTGATCAACCCAGAGGCATTAAATCGATGTTTTATCAGTTGGGTAGAAACCTTGGTCATCAAGATGGGGGGAGAAATAATCCCCATCGATGGTAAGACGATTAGAGGTTCTTATGACCGCAATCTAGGTAAATCAGCACTTCATGTAATTAGCGCTTGGTCGAGTGAACAACATTTGGTGTTAGCACAGATGAAAGTAGAGGATAAATCCAATGAAATTACTGCGATTCCTGCATTATTGGAATTGCTAGATATCACAGGAGCTATCATTACTATTGATGCGATGGGAACACAAACCGAAATTGCCAAAAAGATTATCGACAAGAAAGCCGATTATGTCCTGGCGCTGAAAGCTAATCATCCTACTCTCTGTTCTCAGGTGAGCGAATGGTTTGAAATTGCTCAAGCCAATAATTTTCAAGGGATTGATGTCAGTTATGACAAACGGATTGAGAAAGGACATCATCGCACCGAAATTCGTGAAGTTTGGACTGTACCTGTAACGGCAATTGGTGCGCTTTATCAACCAAAATTATGGGCAGGATTGCAAACGCTAGTTATGGTCGTCCGCGTACGTCATCTTTGGAATAAAACTACCCGCGAGGTTCAATTTTATCTTACTTCTTTACACAGTGATGCTCAACTTATCGGTCGGGCTATCCGAAAACACTGGGGCATTGAAAACGAGGCTCATTGGACACTTGATTGTACTTTTGCGGAAGATGCTTGTCGCATTCGTTCTTTCCACAGTCCGCAAAATTTTGCTCTTTTAAGACGTATTGCTCTCAATGCTCTCAACAGTGAACAGTCTTACAAACGTAGTCTCCGTCAAAAAATGAAACGCACTGCTATGGATAACAGTTATATGCTTCAGGTTCTCAGTTGTTGTTTCCTTGACTCTACATTAGATTCTTCTGAGTCCTTGTGTCAAGCCTGA
- a CDS encoding efflux RND transporter periplasmic adaptor subunit, with protein MGISKSLQPPTAIRCVSGTVLSLLLLTTPTAVLAGAGHDHSGASSFQGGGSEASGSVEVDAETAQRLGIKVEPVKRQRLALGIKSTGQIETLPSQKVEVNTPITGAKVVELLVEPGAVVKKGQPLAVVTSPDLVELRVSSQEKRAEAIASLQQAQADSRLAQQNYQRYWQISNADIAQAQSQVAFAEEKYNKDLQLANEGALPRRNALESQTQLAEAKAKLTSANSRRDIIESEAQMKRAQSAVQVAQERLRLSDSAYNTRLQQIGNRPNAKGLVTVTAPISGKVADRQVTLGQTFNDAGGTLMTIVNDSRVFATANIYEKDLDKVKVGQRVSLKVASLPDRTFSGKVTQIGAVVQGETRVIPVQAEVNNPGGQLKPGMFAELEVLTNQASAPVLAVPSSAIVDANGKKMVYIQNGNAFQSAEVTLGQTSGDMVEVKTGLFEGDAIVTQRAPQLYAQSLRGGSKPKEEEHNEESGSHAEETEVKTNSFSPPLWLTAGGGAALATVAFMGGAFWSNRRTRSRLVPAGNLEYDGFNYETEVYLDNHKQPTLSTSDKNVEERDRPRNSDGI; from the coding sequence ATGGGAATCTCTAAAAGTCTCCAACCACCTACAGCAATTCGTTGTGTTTCCGGCACAGTCCTAAGCCTTTTATTGCTGACAACTCCCACAGCTGTGTTAGCTGGTGCTGGACACGACCATAGCGGTGCAAGTTCATTTCAGGGTGGTGGAAGCGAAGCAAGTGGTTCTGTCGAAGTTGATGCCGAAACCGCCCAGAGGTTGGGAATTAAAGTCGAGCCAGTGAAACGGCAACGGCTGGCTTTGGGTATTAAAAGCACTGGACAGATTGAAACCTTACCTAGCCAAAAAGTAGAAGTGAATACCCCAATTACAGGGGCAAAAGTGGTTGAATTGTTGGTGGAACCCGGTGCTGTAGTGAAAAAAGGTCAACCCCTTGCTGTTGTCACCAGTCCTGACTTGGTGGAGTTACGGGTTAGTTCCCAAGAAAAACGAGCGGAAGCTATAGCTTCTTTGCAGCAAGCGCAAGCCGATTCAAGATTAGCTCAACAAAATTATCAAAGGTATTGGCAAATATCTAACGCCGACATTGCCCAAGCACAAAGCCAGGTAGCATTTGCTGAAGAAAAATATAATAAGGATTTACAGTTAGCTAATGAAGGCGCTTTACCACGTCGCAACGCGCTCGAATCTCAAACACAATTAGCAGAAGCAAAAGCCAAACTCACCTCAGCTAACAGCAGACGAGATATCATTGAAAGCGAAGCCCAAATGAAACGCGCTCAATCTGCTGTTCAAGTAGCACAAGAGCGTTTACGTCTTAGTGATTCTGCTTATAATACTAGACTGCAACAAATAGGCAACCGTCCAAATGCCAAGGGATTGGTAACAGTGACTGCTCCCATCTCCGGTAAAGTTGCCGATCGCCAAGTTACCCTTGGTCAAACTTTTAATGATGCAGGTGGCACACTCATGACTATTGTCAATGATAGTCGGGTTTTTGCCACAGCCAATATTTATGAAAAAGATTTAGACAAAGTAAAAGTAGGTCAAAGAGTAAGTCTAAAAGTTGCTAGCTTACCAGACCGTACCTTTTCTGGAAAGGTTACACAGATTGGTGCGGTAGTACAAGGGGAAACACGGGTTATCCCAGTACAAGCTGAAGTAAATAACCCAGGCGGACAACTCAAACCCGGAATGTTCGCCGAATTGGAGGTACTAACAAACCAAGCATCTGCACCTGTATTGGCGGTTCCTAGCTCGGCTATAGTCGATGCGAATGGGAAAAAAATGGTCTACATCCAAAATGGAAATGCTTTCCAATCTGCGGAAGTGACTTTGGGTCAAACCTCTGGGGACATGGTTGAGGTGAAGACGGGTTTGTTTGAGGGAGATGCGATCGTCACCCAACGTGCGCCCCAACTTTACGCGCAATCATTGCGGGGTGGTAGTAAACCAAAAGAAGAAGAACACAATGAAGAAAGTGGTTCTCATGCAGAAGAAACTGAAGTTAAAACTAACAGTTTTTCACCACCCTTGTGGTTAACAGCAGGTGGAGGAGCAGCACTTGCGACAGTTGCTTTCATGGGAGGTGCTTTTTGGTCTAATCGTCGTACCCGTTCACGTTTAGTACCAGCAGGTAATTTAGAGTACGACGGGTTCAATTATGAAACAGAGGTTTATCTCGACAACCACAAGCAACCAACCCTGTCTACTTCTGATAAAAATGTTGAGGAGCGCGATCGCCCTCGAAATTCTGATGGTATTTAA
- a CDS encoding efflux RND transporter permease subunit, which translates to MISTVARWVISRRWLIVIAALISTLVIIFNTIPKMPLDVFPAFAPPQVEIETAAPGLAPEEIESLVTLPIESAINGTPGLTTVRSSSSAGLSVVRVVFGWGTDIFQARQLIQERLQQAVSKLPEGVETPRIAPTSSPIGTVLKYALTVEGEGNNQSATEIDLMEVRRIVDWQVTNRLLAVPGVSQVLVYGGDVRQYQVLVDLNKLQAFNVSLQQVSEAVQAANVNAPGGFLTTPDKQTLIRGIGRIESLDDLQQSVIVARQGTPVRLGDVAQVQIGGAVKIGDGSLNGKDAVVVMVNKQPLADTPTVTRAIEAAISELKAGLPKEIKVNQTFRQADYIDTSVENVRSALVEGSIIAAVILIPFLMNWRTLGVVLLNFALTFIFSLQVLSFLGLGLNTMTLGGLAIAIGTAIDDAIVYAENVFRLLRQNKYSPNPRPVLEIVFEGVQEVQESLIGATLITIVVFSPIFALAGVEGRIFGPMGLSYLVVVVVSSLEALLVSPALCAILLPHNKMSVREPFVPRVCKRIYYPFLDFAIRNSIVVITVAAAGMIAAIIIFPALGRAFLPEFQETTLVNTLALYPGTSLEATNSAAFALEDKLKDDPRLKYIQLRAGRAPNDADAAPVNLAHLDIGLSDKGMKNRAATVEWLREEFNKIPGAASNIGGFIAHRIDEILSGVRSQIAVKIFGSDLEELRKLGKQVEDAIKSIPGIVDLQLEPQIPIEQIQIKFDRVAASRYGLTIGQLSNIIETALNGRVVSQVLEKQQSFDLVVWLQPQYRNNLQTIENLLVDTPDGNKIPLAKVATVAYGTGPNTINRENVSRLIVVSANAKGRDLRSVVTDIQNKVKAQVQLTPGYFIQYGGQFEAEERASQNILIFSAISFVVITVLMYLSVKSIASTAMIMINLPIALVGGVIAVAFTGGVVSVASLVGFVTLFGVATRNGLLLVDNYTTKVAIGMSLKEVLIAGSMERLNAILMTSLTSALGLVPLIISVGPGKEILQPLSIVVLGGLFTSTALTLLVLPALYSKFGRFLLPKQSAAVVGNGKVAESVLEN; encoded by the coding sequence ATGATTAGTACAGTTGCTAGATGGGTAATCTCTCGACGCTGGCTTATAGTAATTGCTGCGCTCATTTCCACATTAGTCATCATCTTTAATACCATTCCCAAAATGCCACTGGATGTTTTTCCAGCCTTTGCACCTCCCCAAGTCGAAATTGAGACAGCAGCCCCTGGACTAGCACCAGAAGAAATCGAATCTTTAGTGACATTACCAATTGAAAGTGCCATTAATGGAACTCCAGGCTTAACTACCGTTCGTTCCTCTTCTTCAGCCGGACTTTCTGTAGTCAGAGTTGTTTTTGGCTGGGGAACAGATATCTTTCAAGCCCGCCAGTTGATACAAGAACGACTGCAACAAGCCGTAAGCAAGCTACCAGAAGGAGTTGAAACCCCACGAATTGCTCCCACTAGCTCTCCCATCGGTACTGTATTAAAGTACGCCTTGACTGTGGAAGGGGAAGGCAATAACCAATCTGCCACTGAAATCGACCTCATGGAAGTCCGCAGAATTGTTGATTGGCAAGTGACGAATCGCCTTTTAGCAGTTCCCGGTGTCAGTCAAGTACTTGTGTATGGCGGCGATGTGCGTCAGTATCAAGTGTTAGTAGACCTCAACAAACTACAAGCTTTTAATGTATCTTTACAACAGGTAAGTGAAGCTGTACAGGCGGCAAATGTCAATGCTCCTGGTGGCTTTTTGACTACTCCTGATAAACAAACTTTAATTCGGGGAATTGGGCGGATTGAATCCCTTGATGATCTTCAACAATCTGTCATTGTCGCCCGTCAAGGAACGCCCGTCCGCCTGGGAGATGTCGCCCAAGTGCAAATTGGTGGTGCTGTGAAAATCGGCGATGGTAGTTTAAATGGGAAAGATGCTGTTGTGGTGATGGTGAATAAACAACCCCTAGCTGATACTCCCACCGTCACCCGCGCTATTGAAGCCGCAATATCTGAGCTAAAAGCAGGTTTACCGAAAGAAATTAAAGTAAATCAAACCTTCCGCCAAGCAGATTATATCGATACTTCGGTGGAAAATGTCAGGTCAGCCTTGGTGGAAGGTAGTATCATTGCAGCAGTTATCCTCATCCCTTTTTTAATGAATTGGCGGACTCTTGGAGTTGTGCTGTTGAATTTTGCCCTGACTTTTATATTTTCATTGCAAGTATTATCTTTTTTGGGCTTAGGGCTGAATACAATGACTTTGGGAGGATTAGCGATCGCCATTGGTACAGCGATCGATGATGCCATTGTCTATGCAGAAAATGTTTTTCGTTTGTTGCGACAAAATAAATACTCTCCCAACCCGCGTCCAGTACTGGAAATTGTTTTTGAAGGAGTACAGGAAGTCCAGGAATCTTTAATTGGGGCAACTTTAATTACTATAGTCGTCTTTTCTCCAATATTTGCCCTCGCTGGTGTGGAAGGTCGGATTTTTGGTCCAATGGGTCTTAGTTATCTGGTGGTAGTTGTAGTCTCTAGCTTAGAAGCGCTGCTTGTGAGTCCGGCTTTATGTGCAATTTTATTACCTCACAATAAAATGTCAGTCAGGGAACCCTTTGTACCAAGAGTTTGTAAAAGGATTTATTACCCTTTTCTCGATTTTGCTATCAGAAATTCGATAGTTGTTATTACTGTGGCTGCGGCGGGAATGATAGCAGCAATTATAATTTTCCCAGCTTTAGGACGGGCATTTTTACCTGAATTCCAAGAAACAACTTTGGTAAATACCTTAGCACTTTACCCAGGTACATCTTTAGAAGCTACCAATAGTGCTGCTTTTGCTTTGGAAGATAAACTCAAAGACGACCCTAGATTAAAGTATATTCAATTACGCGCCGGACGCGCCCCCAATGATGCAGATGCTGCACCTGTGAATTTGGCTCACCTTGATATTGGGTTGAGTGACAAAGGAATGAAAAATCGCGCAGCTACTGTAGAATGGTTGCGCGAAGAGTTTAACAAAATACCAGGGGCTGCATCTAATATTGGTGGATTTATTGCTCACCGTATTGATGAAATTTTGTCTGGGGTCAGAAGTCAAATCGCGGTCAAAATTTTTGGTTCCGACTTGGAAGAACTTCGCAAGCTTGGAAAGCAAGTTGAAGACGCAATAAAATCTATTCCCGGAATTGTAGATTTACAGCTCGAACCACAGATCCCTATTGAACAAATTCAAATTAAGTTTGACCGTGTTGCTGCATCTCGCTACGGTTTAACTATTGGACAATTATCTAATATCATTGAAACAGCGCTCAATGGAAGAGTAGTCTCTCAAGTTTTAGAGAAGCAACAAAGCTTTGATTTGGTTGTGTGGTTGCAACCGCAGTATCGCAACAATCTACAAACTATTGAGAATTTGTTAGTTGATACCCCTGATGGGAATAAAATCCCTTTAGCTAAAGTTGCTACGGTTGCCTATGGCACTGGCCCTAATACTATCAATCGGGAAAATGTTTCACGTTTAATTGTGGTATCTGCTAATGCTAAAGGCAGAGATTTGCGCTCTGTAGTGACAGATATTCAAAATAAAGTTAAGGCACAAGTGCAACTTACTCCAGGTTATTTTATCCAATATGGAGGTCAATTTGAAGCAGAAGAACGAGCCTCACAAAATATTCTGATTTTCAGTGCTATTTCCTTTGTTGTGATTACAGTACTAATGTATCTTTCTGTAAAATCAATCGCTTCAACAGCGATGATTATGATTAACTTGCCCATTGCGTTAGTGGGTGGAGTAATTGCGGTAGCTTTTACAGGTGGAGTTGTTTCTGTAGCCTCGTTGGTGGGGTTTGTAACTTTGTTTGGTGTGGCTACTCGAAACGGATTATTATTAGTAGATAATTACACTACAAAAGTTGCGATAGGAATGTCTTTAAAAGAAGTATTAATTGCTGGGTCAATGGAACGACTCAACGCTATTTTGATGACATCTTTAACTTCAGCTTTGGGTTTAGTTCCGTTGATCATTTCAGTGGGGCCAGGGAAGGAAATTTTGCAACCTCTTTCGATTGTAGTGTTAGGTGGGTTGTTTACTTCTACGGCGTTAACTTTGTTGGTTTTACCTGCTTTGTACTCGAAGTTTGGTAGGTTTTTGTTACCTAAGCAAAGTGCGGCTGTTGTGGGAAATGGGAAGGTGGCGGAATCTGTGTTGGAAAATTGA